One window of the Capnocytophaga haemolytica genome contains the following:
- a CDS encoding DUF1351 domain-containing protein, whose translation MKEIITLQQAPIILYNMQEYAKDLAARIASAEIETAIVTDENINTVKKVRAAFTKEFKAIDAKRLQVERELTAPWKELMEQYNTLVKSQYDDFDKVCKEKVFAHEAGKKNEKELNVKAYFDELCAAKGIDFLPFKSLGLNITLSEAVSKLKERVRATVEGVTNDLELINNVPESDEYKSEVLAEYKCTLSTAGAFKAVNERRDARAAELKRLEAQKQSAPVAPVQAQPQAPILQAPTMATSAPIAPVQAQIQRTPHRLLFDMLCTDEQADELANIVKQYLKTNNIQIL comes from the coding sequence ATGAAAGAGATTATAACATTACAACAAGCGCCGATAATTCTCTATAATATGCAAGAGTACGCAAAAGATTTAGCGGCGAGGATTGCATCGGCTGAAATAGAGACGGCTATCGTTACAGACGAGAATATAAACACTGTTAAGAAGGTGCGGGCGGCTTTTACCAAAGAGTTCAAGGCGATAGATGCCAAACGCTTGCAAGTAGAGCGAGAACTTACAGCCCCTTGGAAAGAGCTAATGGAGCAGTATAATACCCTCGTAAAATCGCAGTATGACGATTTTGACAAAGTTTGTAAAGAGAAGGTATTTGCGCACGAGGCGGGCAAAAAGAATGAAAAAGAGCTTAATGTAAAGGCGTATTTCGACGAGCTTTGTGCCGCTAAGGGTATCGACTTTTTACCCTTTAAGAGCTTGGGGCTAAATATCACCCTGAGCGAGGCGGTGAGTAAACTCAAAGAACGCGTAAGAGCTACGGTTGAGGGTGTAACGAATGACCTCGAACTCATTAACAACGTTCCTGAAAGCGATGAGTATAAAAGTGAGGTGCTGGCTGAGTACAAATGTACCCTGAGCACAGCTGGGGCGTTTAAGGCGGTGAATGAACGTAGGGATGCCCGTGCCGCTGAACTCAAACGATTAGAGGCGCAAAAACAGAGTGCACCAGTTGCACCAGTTCAGGCGCAACCACAAGCACCGATATTACAAGCTCCTACGATGGCAACAAGTGCACCAATTGCACCAGTTCAGGCGCAAATCCAAAGAACGCCGCATAGATTGCTTTTTGATATGCTTTGCACCGATGAGCAAGCAGATGAATTGGCAAACATTGTTAAACAATATCTAAAAACTAATAACATTCAAATATTATAA
- a CDS encoding DUF3127 domain-containing protein: MEIQGIIKHIGQTQVLGANGFEKREFIITTEGQYPDIILFQCIKDKCALLDTVRVGQSVRVSFNINGREWTNSQGQVKIIQSLNAWKIETVQITNVAHQGAVQSTQYSGQSAQPAVQRQPAPVPQQATQAATAPQQTSMFDNYGQAPAKQEEDDDLPF, translated from the coding sequence ATGGAAATACAAGGTATCATTAAACACATCGGACAAACGCAAGTATTAGGAGCTAACGGCTTCGAAAAAAGAGAATTTATTATCACCACTGAGGGGCAGTATCCCGATATAATCCTATTTCAGTGCATAAAGGACAAATGCGCACTCTTAGACACGGTACGCGTGGGGCAGTCAGTTCGTGTATCTTTCAACATTAACGGGCGTGAGTGGACGAACTCACAAGGGCAAGTGAAAATCATTCAAAGCCTCAACGCTTGGAAAATAGAGACGGTGCAAATCACCAATGTGGCTCATCAGGGGGCAGTTCAAAGTACACAGTACTCAGGGCAGAGTGCACAACCCGCAGTGCAGAGACAACCGGCACCCGTTCCACAGCAAGCCACACAGGCTGCAACAGCTCCACAACAAACGTCAATGTTTGACAATTATGGACAAGCCCCCGCAAAGCAAGAAGAGGACGACGATTTGCCTTTTTAA
- a CDS encoding Ig-like domain-containing protein: MKKILFLLFVIVSVIGCSKSDEKEAQAPLKVSKQEFKLFVGEKVDVGAVSAQKITFTSENDLIAAVDDKGVISAKLVGETTIKVSDGKTSLNLKVVVSPKNTTFEEPYISNSKEDVLSHFKGKTTDIDDKGEGLVLYLKEGSLRYRYIYIFKEEAKNGVQLSIPITSYSSDEIISWLKERYFFYERKEDQLFFFSPDRKTVALLKVESKSVNIFFFKS; the protein is encoded by the coding sequence ATGAAAAAGATTTTATTTTTACTATTTGTAATTGTGAGCGTTATCGGATGCTCAAAAAGTGATGAAAAAGAAGCGCAAGCTCCTTTAAAAGTAAGCAAACAAGAGTTTAAATTGTTTGTTGGGGAAAAGGTAGATGTTGGGGCTGTCTCTGCTCAAAAAATAACATTTACCTCCGAGAATGATTTAATAGCAGCTGTTGATGACAAAGGCGTTATTTCTGCGAAATTAGTAGGAGAAACGACCATTAAGGTGTCCGATGGCAAAACATCGCTTAATCTAAAAGTAGTAGTTTCGCCAAAAAATACTACCTTTGAAGAACCATATATATCCAACTCAAAAGAGGATGTCCTCAGTCATTTTAAAGGGAAAACAACAGATATTGATGATAAAGGAGAAGGCTTAGTTCTTTATTTAAAAGAAGGAAGTCTAAGGTATAGATATATCTATATTTTTAAGGAAGAGGCAAAGAATGGCGTACAGTTAAGCATTCCTATAACATCTTATTCCTCAGATGAAATAATCAGCTGGTTAAAAGAAAGATATTTTTTCTATGAGAGGAAAGAGGATCAACTCTTTTTCTTTTCACCTGATAGAAAAACAGTCGCTTTGCTAAAAGTTGAATCTAAAAGCGTGAACATATTTTTCTTTAAATCATAA
- the bet gene encoding phage recombination protein Bet, with the protein MKTQVITPQNATQPTNAAAIQPQGKNPVVEYDVAGEKVKLSYQIIRDYLTKGNGAVTDADLMQFMSICKFNKLNPFLSEAYLIKFGTQPAQMIVSKEALMKRAEANENYSGLQAGLILRRNNEILEVEGCFYLATDEILGAWAKVYRKDRTVPIVAKVNLSEYDKRQSSWNEKKATMIAKVAKVQALREAFPAQLGALYTQEEQAGTIDIPHREVVDAQIIEQSEPMEARPTIEELQEAEVIDEGPTMINVKD; encoded by the coding sequence ATGAAAACACAAGTAATCACACCACAGAACGCAACACAACCAACCAATGCAGCAGCGATACAGCCACAAGGTAAAAACCCTGTGGTAGAATACGATGTAGCAGGCGAGAAGGTAAAACTATCATACCAAATCATTAGGGACTACCTCACTAAGGGCAACGGAGCGGTAACGGACGCCGATTTGATGCAGTTTATGAGCATCTGCAAGTTTAACAAGCTCAACCCCTTCCTCAGTGAAGCCTATCTTATCAAGTTTGGCACACAGCCTGCACAAATGATTGTCAGCAAAGAGGCACTTATGAAGCGAGCAGAGGCTAATGAGAATTACAGCGGCTTGCAGGCGGGGCTAATCTTACGGCGTAACAATGAGATTTTAGAAGTCGAGGGCTGTTTTTACTTAGCTACTGATGAGATATTAGGTGCGTGGGCAAAGGTATATCGCAAAGATCGCACCGTTCCAATCGTGGCAAAGGTGAATTTAAGCGAATATGACAAACGACAATCGAGCTGGAACGAGAAGAAAGCCACAATGATAGCAAAGGTCGCAAAGGTACAAGCCCTTCGGGAGGCGTTTCCAGCACAGCTCGGGGCGTTGTACACTCAGGAAGAACAAGCGGGCACGATTGATATACCCCATAGAGAGGTAGTAGACGCACAAATCATTGAGCAATCAGAACCAATGGAAGCGCGCCCCACAATTGAGGAACTGCAAGAAGCTGAGGTAATCGATGAAGGACCTACAATGATTAACGTAAAAGATTAG
- a CDS encoding glycoside hydrolase family 73 protein: MTPKEFVKEYLPYAQASEKKTGIAAAFTLGQAALESGWGESAPHYNFFGVKARKDTPMSKKQTIITTEYLKKKGVKFPAVLSETPIGNGVYKYRVMDWFMAYENATEAFDDHGDFFYRNKRYVEALKHKGDPYKFAEMIAAAGYATSPTYADKLKKVIRMIEKEMP; encoded by the coding sequence ATGACACCAAAGGAATTTGTAAAGGAGTATTTGCCTTATGCTCAGGCAAGTGAGAAAAAAACGGGCATTGCGGCGGCGTTTACGTTGGGGCAGGCGGCATTGGAGAGCGGCTGGGGCGAAAGCGCACCACATTATAACTTTTTCGGAGTGAAGGCACGTAAGGATACTCCAATGAGTAAAAAGCAGACTATAATAACTACTGAGTACCTCAAAAAAAAGGGTGTAAAATTTCCTGCTGTACTTAGTGAAACGCCAATAGGCAATGGAGTGTATAAATACCGAGTGATGGACTGGTTTATGGCTTATGAAAACGCTACGGAAGCATTCGATGACCACGGGGATTTCTTTTATAGGAATAAGCGTTACGTTGAGGCGTTGAAGCACAAGGGCGACCCTTATAAGTTTGCCGAAATGATTGCAGCGGCAGGGTATGCAACATCTCCAACGTATGCAGATAAATTGAAGAAAGTAATACGAATGATTGAAAAAGAAATGCCATAG
- a CDS encoding helix-turn-helix domain-containing protein — MRTVVQRLVEEIDTLHHSERVALFKELGVVPDSTDIIANALEIVERRRLQSQLMGTAEAAKYLNVTAATIRKWYEMNKLKNVNPKKGGHPKFAVADLDAFKEHKKTA, encoded by the coding sequence ATGAGAACGGTAGTACAAAGATTAGTAGAAGAGATTGACACGTTGCATCACAGTGAGCGTGTCGCCCTCTTTAAAGAATTAGGGGTTGTGCCTGATAGCACGGACATTATAGCCAACGCGCTTGAGATAGTAGAAAGGCGCAGGCTGCAAAGCCAGCTAATGGGCACGGCTGAGGCGGCAAAGTACTTGAATGTTACAGCGGCGACGATACGCAAATGGTATGAGATGAATAAGCTGAAGAATGTGAACCCTAAGAAGGGCGGGCACCCAAAGTTTGCTGTTGCTGACTTGGACGCATTTAAAGAGCATAAAAAAACAGCCTGA
- a CDS encoding KilA-N domain-containing protein gives MTTNVNMIRKMGDFEVTQRTKDGMFNATALLKQWNEFVKTQRSLKPHNSGELENDAENQEVLNRGISPYLKNSSENQLFAQKELNDFFYNNTTKDFIKTIMQKENLTDVKEVYRAHKGKYGGTWMHPMLFIDFAMWLNPSFKYDVLKFVYDEMIKYRNFAGDTYKELASSIGRVVPKSLMITAMKNVAQALNYIVFNEHKHGVRNDYGTEDKQHELYELQRKVAALIEEGFIKSFEQLMNYLRETYKRKHLQKVFVS, from the coding sequence ATGACAACAAACGTGAATATGATTAGAAAGATGGGCGACTTTGAAGTTACCCAGCGCACGAAGGACGGTATGTTTAACGCTACGGCGTTACTCAAACAATGGAACGAGTTTGTAAAAACTCAGAGAAGTTTAAAACCCCATAATTCTGGGGAATTAGAAAATGATGCTGAAAATCAAGAAGTTCTAAATAGGGGGATTTCCCCCTATTTAAAAAATAGTTCTGAAAATCAGTTGTTTGCGCAAAAGGAGTTAAACGATTTCTTTTACAACAACACTACCAAAGACTTCATAAAAACCATTATGCAGAAAGAGAACCTCACAGATGTGAAAGAGGTGTACAGAGCACACAAAGGAAAATACGGAGGCACTTGGATGCACCCGATGCTATTTATTGACTTTGCTATGTGGCTCAATCCTTCATTTAAGTACGATGTACTAAAATTCGTCTACGATGAAATGATAAAGTACCGAAACTTTGCGGGTGATACTTACAAAGAGCTGGCAAGCTCCATCGGGCGGGTTGTCCCTAAATCGCTAATGATTACAGCGATGAAGAACGTAGCACAAGCGCTGAATTACATCGTATTTAATGAGCACAAACACGGCGTCCGTAATGATTACGGCACTGAGGACAAACAGCACGAATTATACGAGCTACAACGCAAAGTAGCCGCACTCATTGAAGAAGGTTTTATAAAGAGCTTTGAGCAATTGATGAACTACCTACGTGAGACGTATAAGAGAAAGCACCTGCAGAAGGTGTTTGTAAGCTAA
- a CDS encoding DUF6706 family protein: protein MTNRAYITQSLSTFGVSAGKIELILYNAQLDPNGTAEPLVLKRALYDNSKELLNGFTSVSEGGTSLAYDKDSFLRWYSLLCQELGLPNLLGEVRSTISDGTYLW, encoded by the coding sequence ATGACAAACAGAGCATACATAACGCAAAGTTTATCCACCTTTGGGGTGAGTGCAGGCAAAATAGAGTTGATACTCTATAATGCGCAGTTAGACCCTAATGGAACGGCTGAGCCTCTTGTGCTGAAAAGAGCACTTTACGATAACTCAAAGGAGCTGTTAAACGGCTTTACGAGTGTTTCGGAAGGGGGCACATCGCTGGCGTACGACAAGGATAGTTTTTTGCGTTGGTATTCGCTGCTGTGTCAGGAACTGGGGCTCCCGAACTTATTAGGTGAGGTGCGTTCTACGATTTCGGACGGCACGTATTTATGGTAA
- a CDS encoding phage tail protein, with protein sequence MKLYTSKTTFKDIDLKDDSYRLRSIAGEHNLTLLFDLPEFYEFPIGTYCDFQGERYTLLKAQDFKKINDCHYEYTLVMDSEAGLLTAVRFKDLASQKVKFSITATPREYIRLLVDVLNQSDTKGWTIGDTLDKAEKTIVFNHQSCAEALQTIAQAFETEWEIIGKKIHLRKVEHNADNPLPLAYGKGKGFKSGIGRTTQTQRITRLYVQGGERNIDRSKYGNDSLLLPANQEIEYQGVTYKTDPKGLYIERKEKENFTYEASLDLSNIYPKRVGTVSEVIVKDKDKHEYDFTDSTIPAPLDFTKYQVKGQTLSVIFESGMLSGREFEVNYKHAERRFELIAKEEDGRTMPDDTFKPAKGDKYAVFGMMMPQEYISNPADKSGASFEMLREALKYFAEHEQDKFTFTGELDGIWAKKRWENVGGRIVLGGYVNFTDPHFKPNGIKIRIISIKDYINNPHSPVIELSNEVVGAGAISSLFGKIKENEVIREDIYKKSVDFTRRRFKDAQQSAKMIEKAFKDYSKSLNPATLHTMQALVGDKSGQFRFVSSRVNPQERGLNVGFDVAHKQLHVPQAILQHLTIGVEAVKPNRPVKEYRFWDLPEFTSGSLDAAEKTYYLYVKANKANDTGEFLLSENTIATEGVAGYYHFLVGLVSSEADGSRSFVPTYGFTEILPGQINVRKLSSTDGKQYIELLSDKVKIVGDVTFTDNSPALKQVEKATKDELDKLKIGGRNLLLKSKERKTVTATTPEESWLAEWKLSQPLKEGETYIFDVTSYKQVPRYFLWDGAWGTDQEIFPQKPFVAKRGYTLMKAHQSGLPFNLDIEKAKLEKGNVVTDWSPAPEDLEEPFQNLHIGNKNFVLNSRITMSSAAHADGGTFSEVDDPIFGKVVKYSRPEGGGNFQFEFDVKNRAYLNGKDLIYLVIAKPIQEVRFYFGIWDKTYTVISNNSNKKDLGNGWYCYWAKVKAENVGAGVCGINTVGGEWLFYAVGIFEGTHFVDWTPVTADLELEQENIKKTAATLAKKTDFLTETTIKGNTIATGTLQVGNSKGANAGITGTGEGADAVRFYAGSDYEHLNKAKFFVTDSGKLKATEAEISGTINSTKGNIGSFEISNSYLKSGDEMRSLLLSENLVAFKDDYDGVDVRFGSSVLPLTSGIKGFKYTSYKPKSPYDGAIGDYVDMTGLDISFSNIAGLKPYGHVFASVRLGKSLQVGSHSVFETEYIGEANPNVIKSNIGTTQVYVLYTTQDGENVVYLPGASDLQRILGTSDVTFRLEIFMKVNSPGYIQVRGVADGVLLNNQNGIWNGGFGKRNLDGADSLILRYSQSHYYLISNGN encoded by the coding sequence ATGAAACTATATACATCAAAAACAACCTTTAAAGACATCGACCTTAAGGACGATAGCTACCGACTGCGCTCTATTGCGGGCGAGCATAACCTTACATTGCTCTTCGACCTGCCCGAGTTCTACGAGTTCCCCATAGGCACTTACTGCGACTTTCAGGGCGAACGCTACACACTCCTCAAAGCGCAGGATTTTAAGAAAATCAACGACTGCCATTATGAATATACCCTCGTGATGGATAGCGAGGCAGGATTGCTCACCGCCGTCCGCTTTAAGGACTTAGCTTCTCAGAAGGTCAAGTTTTCCATTACAGCTACCCCACGTGAGTATATACGCTTGTTGGTGGATGTGCTCAACCAAAGCGACACTAAGGGCTGGACTATCGGCGACACCCTCGACAAGGCAGAAAAGACGATTGTATTCAATCACCAAAGTTGCGCCGAAGCGTTGCAGACCATCGCCCAAGCCTTCGAAACCGAATGGGAAATCATAGGCAAAAAGATACATCTGCGCAAAGTAGAGCATAACGCCGACAATCCTCTTCCGCTTGCTTATGGCAAAGGCAAAGGCTTTAAGAGTGGCATCGGTCGCACCACACAGACCCAGCGCATTACACGCCTCTACGTACAAGGAGGAGAGCGCAATATCGACCGCTCTAAGTATGGAAACGACAGCCTTCTACTGCCCGCCAATCAGGAAATAGAATATCAGGGCGTTACCTATAAAACTGACCCCAAAGGGCTGTATATCGAGCGCAAGGAAAAAGAGAACTTTACTTATGAAGCCTCGCTCGACCTTTCGAACATCTACCCTAAGCGCGTGGGCACTGTAAGCGAGGTAATCGTCAAGGATAAAGACAAGCACGAGTACGACTTTACAGATAGCACCATACCCGCACCCTTAGACTTTACCAAATACCAAGTCAAAGGGCAGACGCTGAGCGTTATCTTTGAGAGTGGAATGCTCTCAGGGCGTGAGTTCGAAGTGAATTACAAGCACGCCGAACGCCGCTTTGAGCTTATCGCCAAAGAGGAAGACGGGCGCACTATGCCTGATGATACCTTCAAGCCTGCCAAAGGTGACAAGTACGCCGTATTCGGAATGATGATGCCACAGGAGTACATAAGCAACCCCGCTGACAAAAGCGGTGCCAGCTTCGAGATGCTACGCGAGGCACTCAAATACTTTGCCGAGCACGAGCAAGATAAATTCACCTTTACGGGCGAACTCGATGGGATATGGGCAAAGAAACGCTGGGAGAACGTAGGCGGGCGCATTGTGCTCGGTGGCTATGTTAATTTCACTGACCCCCACTTTAAGCCCAACGGCATCAAAATACGTATCATCTCCATTAAAGACTACATCAACAACCCTCACAGCCCTGTAATAGAGCTGAGCAACGAGGTAGTAGGTGCTGGAGCTATCTCCTCACTCTTTGGGAAAATTAAAGAAAACGAAGTCATTCGTGAGGATATTTATAAGAAGTCAGTTGATTTCACCCGCCGCCGTTTTAAGGACGCACAGCAGAGTGCAAAAATGATAGAAAAAGCCTTTAAGGACTATTCCAAGAGTTTGAACCCCGCTACCCTACACACAATGCAAGCCCTCGTAGGCGACAAGTCGGGGCAATTCCGCTTTGTCAGCAGTAGGGTCAATCCACAAGAGCGAGGCTTGAATGTAGGCTTTGATGTAGCTCATAAACAATTGCACGTACCCCAAGCCATATTGCAGCACCTTACCATAGGCGTGGAGGCAGTAAAGCCTAACCGACCTGTTAAAGAGTATCGCTTTTGGGACTTGCCTGAATTTACATCAGGAAGCCTCGATGCCGCTGAAAAGACTTACTACCTATACGTAAAAGCCAACAAGGCAAACGACACAGGGGAATTTCTTTTATCCGAGAATACCATTGCCACCGAAGGCGTAGCGGGCTATTATCATTTCCTTGTAGGTTTAGTAAGCTCAGAGGCCGACGGGTCGCGTTCCTTCGTGCCCACTTATGGTTTTACTGAGATTTTGCCTGGACAAATCAACGTCCGTAAGCTATCTTCCACTGACGGCAAGCAATACATAGAACTGCTTTCTGACAAGGTAAAAATCGTAGGCGATGTAACCTTTACGGATAATAGCCCTGCGCTGAAACAGGTAGAAAAAGCCACAAAAGACGAGCTGGATAAGTTAAAGATTGGTGGAAGGAATTTGCTGTTAAAGAGCAAAGAGCGCAAGACGGTTACAGCAACAACTCCCGAAGAAAGTTGGCTGGCAGAGTGGAAATTATCGCAACCTTTGAAAGAAGGGGAAACCTATATTTTTGATGTTACAAGTTACAAGCAAGTGCCGCGTTACTTTTTATGGGATGGCGCTTGGGGTACAGACCAAGAGATATTCCCGCAAAAACCATTTGTGGCAAAAAGGGGGTACACTTTGATGAAAGCACATCAATCGGGGCTTCCTTTCAATTTGGATATTGAGAAGGCAAAACTTGAAAAAGGCAATGTTGTTACTGACTGGTCGCCCGCTCCTGAGGATTTAGAGGAACCTTTTCAAAACTTACATATAGGCAATAAAAATTTTGTGTTGAACTCACGGATAACAATGAGTTCGGCAGCACACGCAGACGGGGGCACTTTCTCAGAAGTGGACGACCCTATATTTGGTAAAGTGGTTAAATATTCACGTCCAGAAGGTGGAGGTAATTTTCAATTTGAGTTTGATGTTAAGAATAGGGCTTACCTAAATGGAAAAGATTTAATCTATTTGGTAATAGCAAAACCTATACAAGAAGTAAGGTTTTATTTTGGAATATGGGATAAGACGTATACTGTCATATCAAACAATAGCAACAAAAAAGATTTAGGTAATGGTTGGTATTGCTATTGGGCAAAGGTGAAAGCAGAAAATGTAGGCGCTGGTGTATGTGGCATTAATACAGTTGGGGGTGAATGGTTGTTTTACGCAGTAGGTATATTTGAAGGAACGCATTTTGTTGATTGGACGCCTGTTACTGCTGACTTGGAGTTAGAGCAGGAAAATATCAAAAAGACAGCGGCAACCCTCGCAAAGAAAACAGACTTTCTAACAGAGACAACCATTAAAGGTAACACCATCGCCACAGGAACGTTGCAAGTAGGCAACTCTAAGGGAGCGAATGCGGGTATCACAGGTACAGGAGAGGGTGCGGACGCAGTGCGTTTTTATGCGGGGTCTGATTACGAACATCTCAACAAAGCTAAGTTCTTTGTAACCGATAGCGGCAAGCTCAAAGCCACAGAAGCTGAAATCTCAGGGACTATCAACTCAACCAAAGGAAATATCGGCAGCTTTGAAATATCGAATAGCTATTTAAAAAGTGGTGATGAAATGAGAAGCCTTTTACTTTCTGAGAACCTTGTAGCGTTCAAAGACGACTATGATGGTGTCGATGTACGATTTGGTTCAAGTGTATTACCACTCACATCAGGTATCAAAGGATTTAAATATACATCATATAAACCCAAAAGTCCCTACGATGGCGCAATAGGAGATTATGTCGATATGACAGGTTTAGACATATCATTCAGCAATATCGCTGGTTTAAAGCCGTATGGGCACGTTTTTGCATCTGTACGACTTGGAAAGAGTTTACAAGTGGGCAGCCATTCTGTTTTTGAAACAGAATATATTGGAGAAGCTAATCCAAATGTTATTAAATCTAATATTGGGACAACACAAGTTTATGTACTCTACACAACACAAGACGGTGAAAATGTTGTGTATTTACCAGGTGCTTCAGACCTTCAGAGGATATTAGGGACTTCTGATGTTACTTTTAGACTTGAAATATTTATGAAAGTCAATTCTCCTGGCTATATACAAGTTCGAGGGGTTGCAGATGGAGTGTTGTTGAACAATCAAAATGGCATTTGGAATGGTGGATTTGGTAAGAGAAACTTAGATGGGGCGGATTCTCTAATATTAAGGTACAGTCAATCACATTATTACTTGATAAGCAATGGAAATTAG
- a CDS encoding S24 family peptidase, giving the protein MENSLNTTKSSTEKLSDRLKKAIRYIKGNTEYENQTLISEKIDFGRTNLSAAINGDEKYLTEGLISKITNAFPEISYSWLLNGEGEMLNAPNTETLTSSPYLARIEQVARHLGYSTVDDFARRNLEYKTKKQIDRLKNASNADITPLTDITKKNDNINFRWLLTGEGNMLTTPQITLSDLQIYEPDEIDPNDEYSVPLLPISAMGGSLTGFADSLDSRYRLQRLKVPVKGADWAMFVNGDSMAPECPNGSLVVVKRINELAFIEWGKIFVLDTCNGNILKRLKPTKDKRVVLCESINPEYPPFEVNLDDVFNIFVKVMCVSF; this is encoded by the coding sequence ATGGAAAATAGTTTAAATACTACAAAAAGTAGTACAGAAAAATTATCTGATAGGCTTAAAAAAGCTATTAGATATATTAAAGGTAACACTGAGTATGAAAATCAAACTCTTATTTCTGAAAAAATAGATTTTGGTCGAACAAACCTATCCGCTGCAATAAATGGAGATGAGAAATACCTTACAGAAGGATTAATAAGTAAAATCACAAACGCTTTCCCCGAGATAAGCTATTCGTGGCTCCTCAACGGTGAAGGTGAAATGCTCAATGCACCCAATACAGAAACCCTCACATCCTCCCCCTACCTCGCACGTATCGAGCAAGTCGCCCGTCACCTCGGATACAGCACCGTCGACGATTTCGCCCGCCGAAACCTCGAATATAAAACCAAAAAACAAATCGACCGCCTCAAAAACGCCTCCAACGCCGATATAACACCATTAACCGATATCACTAAGAAAAACGACAATATCAATTTCAGGTGGCTACTTACAGGGGAAGGCAATATGCTGACCACCCCACAAATAACACTCAGCGATCTGCAAATCTATGAACCCGATGAAATAGACCCAAACGATGAGTACTCCGTGCCACTGCTCCCCATCTCCGCTATGGGCGGTTCCCTCACAGGCTTTGCCGATAGCCTCGACAGCCGCTACCGCCTACAACGCTTAAAAGTGCCCGTAAAAGGTGCCGACTGGGCAATGTTTGTCAATGGTGATAGTATGGCACCCGAATGCCCTAACGGCTCGCTCGTAGTTGTCAAACGCATTAACGAACTCGCATTTATCGAATGGGGCAAAATTTTCGTCCTCGATACCTGTAACGGAAATATCCTCAAACGCCTAAAACCCACCAAAGACAAGCGCGTTGTCCTATGTGAGTCTATCAACCCCGAATATCCCCCTTTTGAAGTAAACCTCGACGACGTATTTAATATATTTGTTAAAGTGATGTGCGTAAGTTTTTAG
- a CDS encoding MBL fold metallo-hydrolase produces the protein MKAIVINSGSDGNAVLYGSVLVDCGVSFSKLKPYIQQIQLVLLTHAHNDHLNVRTLQMLQEARPAVRIGTPEYLLSELSGLNNIDVYNIDFLTKGDVWVNYGDFKIKPVKLYHDKPNCGYRIFIYEGAEVSGQRSVPYKILHCTDTVTLEGITARGYDLYAIEHNYDEEKAQRAIEEARAKGRYCHAVGSIKTHLSWQQARAFIEANRKEDSQILELHKSETFY, from the coding sequence ATGAAAGCAATTGTTATCAATTCAGGGAGCGACGGCAACGCGGTATTGTACGGCTCGGTGTTGGTGGACTGTGGGGTGAGTTTTAGCAAGCTCAAACCTTACATACAGCAAATACAGCTTGTACTACTCACCCACGCACACAACGACCATCTCAATGTAAGAACGCTGCAAATGCTGCAAGAGGCACGCCCTGCGGTGCGTATCGGTACACCTGAGTACTTATTATCGGAGCTTTCTGGGCTGAATAACATTGACGTTTATAACATCGATTTCCTCACAAAAGGCGATGTGTGGGTAAATTACGGCGACTTCAAAATAAAGCCCGTAAAGCTTTATCACGATAAACCTAACTGCGGCTATCGAATATTCATTTATGAGGGGGCAGAGGTCAGCGGTCAGAGGTCAGTACCTTACAAAATATTGCATTGTACGGATACGGTAACGCTGGAAGGCATCACTGCACGAGGCTATGACCTTTATGCTATTGAGCACAATTATGATGAGGAAAAAGCACAAAGGGCGATTGAGGAAGCTCGTGCAAAGGGCAGGTATTGCCACGCGGTAGGCAGCATAAAAACGCACCTGAGTTGGCAGCAAGCGCGTGCGTTTATCGAGGCAAACCGCAAAGAGGATAGCCAAATATTAGAATTACACAAATCAGAAACATTTTATTAA